One stretch of Epinephelus lanceolatus isolate andai-2023 chromosome 15, ASM4190304v1, whole genome shotgun sequence DNA includes these proteins:
- the LOC117266913 gene encoding uncharacterized protein LOC117266913: MNLNDDGGTDGKNSHHNTGNKGSMCTVRAGSRSLPRYPLVIMCLGLLNAILMLTAIVIGIFCGNVSEESHPHQITAEALIVEVKQLQKMQTEAIKAQEEAQQALEEQLRNHQQLKLQLEQNKTASDSFQRQLEILQMEKATLQSSTSDIRGNCGRCQSEWLLFNTSCYFHSISASNPRKNWTDSRADCIRRGGDLAVIDSLEEQLNLFEYLPKLDKSIRPWWRKPGTWIGLIDFHGEGSWVWINNVTLHNQGYWIPGQPNNHGVGGQRCGAIMNIENPMATWYDATCPVEKEYLCEMEPN, from the exons ATGAATTTGAATGATGATGGCGGCACAGATGGAAAAAATTCACACCATAACACAGGAAACAAAG GATCTATGTGCACAGTCAGAGCTGGGTCCAGAAGTCTTCCTCGGTATCCGCTGGTTATCATGTGTTTAGGACTGCTAAACGCTATTCTGATGTTAACTGCTATTGTTATTGGAATTTTCT GTGGCAACGTCAGTGAGGAATCTCATCCACACCAAATAACAGCAGAAGCGCTCATTGTAGAGGTGAAACAACTTCAGAAAATGCAGACCGAAGCAATTAAAGCTCAAGAAGAGGCCCAACAAGCATTAGAGGAACAGCTCAGGAACCATCAGCAACTAAAACTGCAGTTAGAGCAGAACAAGACAGCCAGTGACAGCTTTCAGAGGCAGCTTGAGATACTTCAAATGGAGAAAGCAACACTGCAGTCCAGTACATCTGATATTC GGGGAAATTGCGGACGATGCCAGTCAGAGTGGCTCTTGTTTAACACATCATGCTACTTCCATTCTATATCAGCATCCAATCCTAGAAAGAACTGGACTGACAGCAGGGCGGACTGCATCAGGCGTGGGGGCGATCTGGCTGTGATTGATAGCTTGGAGGAGCAG CTCAATCTTTTTGAGTACCTACCCAAACTGGATAAAAGCATTCGCCCATGGTGGAGAAAGCCAGGGACTTGGATTGGCCTGATCGATTTTCATGGAGAAGGCAGTTGGGTGTGGATAAATAATGTGACACTTCACAATCAAGG GTACTGGATACCAGGCCAGCCCAACAACCACGGAGTAGGTGGTCAACGATGTGGAGCAATTATGAACATTGAGAACCCAATGGCAACGTGGTATGATGCAACCTGCCCAGTTGAAAAGGAATATTTATGTGAAATGGAACCCAACTAG
- the LOC117267181 gene encoding uncharacterized protein LOC117267181 gives MSGQSCSAAMANPQSRTEDGQKVSFIQRLSQVFLNTGVNLQFRYKQFGQGGDGSNRLVLLCLGLLNVTLLIAAVVIGINCAKVKEGSLPVSHSAATQLIDELNYLRGNYSDVIKAEEEAKSALESALKNHTRMKEKIEQQKTINDNYQKQIEALQEERAILLSNVSASEEHCSGCPSGWIPLNSSCYFFSYTESPNVEKNWPKSREDCKSRGADLVVIDYPEEQNFVSHTIDHMMAGGFWVGLTDMHTEGKWVWINNVTEVENRYWMDGEPNNVGYHGEDCAMVISSRMTPWKTRNDANCNHSFMNWICEMTSR, from the exons ATGAGTGGGCAAAGCTGCAGTGCTGCAATGGCAAATCCACAAAGCAGGACAGAGGATGGGCAGAAAGTATCATTCATACAGAGGCTTTCTCAGGTTTTCCTCAACACTGGCGTAAATCTTCAGTTTCGCTATAAACAGTTTGGACAAG GTGGAGATGGATCTAACCGACTGGTTTTACTCTGTCTGGGTCTGTTGAACGTCACTCTGCTGATAGCTGCTGTTGTTATTGGGATTAACT GTGCCAAAGTCAAAGAGGGTTCCCTCCCGGTTTCCCACTCAGCTGCAACACAGCTCATCGATGAGCTCAACTATCTCCGTGGCAACTACAGCGATGTAATCAAAGCTGAGGAGGAGGCCAAAAGCGCGTTAGAGAGCGCGCTCAAAAACCACACACGGATGAAAGAGAAAATTGAGCAGCAGAAGACCATCAATGACAATTATCAGAAACAGATAGAGGCACTGCAAGAAGAGAGGGCAATTCTGTTGTCCAATGTTTCAGCTTCGG AGGAACACTGTAGCGGATGCCCCTCTGGATGGATTCCTCTCAACTCATCCTGCTATTTCTTTTCTTACACTGAGTCCCCTAATGTTGAAAAGAACTGGCCAAAAAGCAGAGAAGACTGTAAAAGTCGTGGAGCCGACCTGGTTGTGATTGATTATCCGGAGGAGCAG AATTTTGTGAGTCACACCATTGACCATATGATGGCTGGTGGCTTCTGGGTTGGTCTCACTGACATGCACACAGAAGGGAAATGGGTCTGGATTAATAATGTCACTGAGGTGGAAAATAG GTACTGGATGGATGGAGAACCAAACAACGTTGGATACCATGGAGAAGACTGTGCAATGGTAATTTCTAGCCGTATGACTCCCTGGAAGACCCGTAACGATGCCAATTGCAACCACAGTTTTATGAACTGGATATGTGAAATGACATCAAGATAG